In Chryseobacterium lactis, a single genomic region encodes these proteins:
- a CDS encoding DNA repair ATPase — translation MSEKLNSGTYEIIQNRLNEQKNNLIQRLQQLNENRKNIFGGIDFSLIANERISTEHNCIAKDIYSLGNHLIFGSNAHLGLQTEINISDVFSIYTINKNRFEPQDHALINNEVFIDEFKNLYKYYRNTFFARFWFTENYLYMVFQLSESTTDIKAFKWLVRENQLIYVDSRSASETAYPQQHDFVWTKATRDMQRSGKHPHISLADKVFVESIGGDITIKVEDNTDTGKGIYSEDVIHKDQNLDDAEIHFCDLDNLVLFKIKPYQETERYFIYNHKEKAVSRADALKYSGVLLPENQGILFSNGYALQTGGLKVISQEQNRLYYLKTVIEPNGENFLYVFYDDKTNNYQLISYNIITQTIETPIRCSGFTFLNDGRLIYLRESIETTKHHLAQIWQTPFSKELQPNAEKADSLLYKIGNKDIVRVMAESQELITLLNKKDSYSGLYNDIVKLSTFILDTYYFLGEEEVQKLDKPLKEIRAIAHSAINEYEKVVEQRKSTEEALEKIKQSCDKILEDTKRLHYSQLTEYIDALSQIRALRGEVTGARELKYADESLLNSLEKLLADRYTELSNACVDFLLQDGALIPYEEKAQKISEEIIGLQKAIDAKSIDENISTLSGQLELLVDIVNNLKIEDTSQSTQIIENISLIFARLNQERLELSKRKREISGKELASDFQAQITLFDQSVINFLELSQTPEKCDEYLTKLSIQLEEMETKFIDFEEFIQKIGSKREEVYGHFQNKRVQLTESRNKRTQSLFDAAQRILKSIQTKGDSFDSENEINGYFASDLMVEKVRDFARQLAEMEDSAKSEEILTLLKTSQQEAIRKLKDKKEIYADGESIIALGDYKFAVNQQKLDLTLVLRNAQYYYHLTGTSFYEPLNFNTIDEFKEVWNQEFISENNKVKRFEYLAWNVFSTHKDIVTEQQNEQSVLQFVAEHFGEGLVKGIHDHDARVIVTKLQQMHNELGLMRFTAQERSLAQLFWFFLDAGRKEYYTKQLDAAAIISQSFVTKQGFEYLSKELATEMKSFASGHGIFKETDCINAATYLKEEDKENFIISEKALALYELFLKELKEKGKDLEFITQIQAMYQYPSACYYIAESALQAFNPEAEKSTIEETVGFVITQKFDPKNIKHISYHEAIRNLKSLEKDTEYDLNYFEFVSRLRHFNDHTVPKYRHLQELKYGWINEKKKALKLDTFQPQVLSSFVRNKLINNVYFPLIGANLAKQLGTAGSDKRTDRMGMLLLVSPPGYGKTTLMEYMAERMGLVFMKINGPSLGYDIVSTDPAEAKNAGARQELEKLNLALEMGDNVMLYLDDIQHCNPEFLQKFISLADGQRKIEGIYNGESKTYDLRSKRFCLVMAGNPYTENGEKFKIPDMLANRSDTYNLGEISGSKTDLFDLSLIENALMSNEYLTRLTQPGMENLYELYDCVLTDNPADNLKGNFSSGEISDFRAVLKNTVRVRNIVLKVNKEYIASAAMSDDYRNEPPFKLQGSYRNMNKLIAQIQPILKTDEVTQIVLNHYQNESQTLTTGAEANMLKLKELINTISKDETERWNEIKKTYVKNKTLKGLGENDRMAQIVALLAQFGEGLDGIKEVLKRES, via the coding sequence ATGTCAGAAAAACTTAATTCCGGAACCTACGAAATTATTCAAAACCGTCTGAATGAGCAGAAGAATAACCTTATTCAGAGGCTTCAGCAGCTTAATGAAAACCGTAAAAATATATTCGGTGGAATCGACTTTTCTCTCATTGCCAACGAAAGAATTTCTACGGAACACAACTGTATTGCCAAGGATATTTATTCCTTAGGTAATCATTTGATATTCGGATCCAATGCCCATTTGGGATTGCAGACGGAGATTAACATTTCGGATGTATTTTCAATATACACGATCAATAAAAACAGATTTGAACCTCAGGATCATGCCTTAATCAATAATGAAGTTTTCATTGATGAGTTTAAAAATCTCTATAAATACTACAGAAATACATTCTTTGCCCGATTCTGGTTTACGGAAAACTATCTGTATATGGTTTTTCAGCTTTCGGAAAGTACTACAGACATTAAAGCTTTCAAATGGCTGGTCAGAGAAAATCAATTGATCTATGTAGATTCTAGAAGTGCCTCTGAGACGGCCTATCCTCAACAACATGACTTTGTATGGACAAAAGCTACAAGGGATATGCAACGTTCTGGAAAACATCCTCATATCTCTCTTGCAGATAAAGTTTTTGTAGAAAGTATCGGTGGAGATATTACTATTAAAGTAGAAGACAATACAGATACGGGAAAAGGAATTTATTCCGAAGATGTTATTCATAAGGATCAGAACCTTGACGATGCTGAAATCCATTTCTGTGATCTTGATAATCTTGTTTTGTTTAAAATAAAACCCTATCAGGAAACAGAACGGTATTTCATCTATAACCATAAGGAAAAAGCAGTTTCAAGAGCTGATGCTCTTAAATACTCAGGCGTATTACTTCCTGAGAATCAGGGAATATTGTTTTCGAACGGGTATGCTTTACAAACAGGTGGTCTCAAGGTTATTTCTCAGGAGCAAAACAGACTTTATTATCTGAAAACGGTTATTGAGCCCAATGGAGAGAACTTTTTATACGTTTTCTACGATGATAAAACGAATAATTATCAGCTGATTTCGTATAATATCATCACACAAACTATAGAAACGCCCATCCGTTGCAGTGGTTTTACCTTTTTGAATGATGGAAGGCTGATCTATCTCAGAGAAAGTATAGAAACGACTAAACATCATCTGGCTCAGATCTGGCAGACTCCTTTTTCCAAAGAATTACAACCTAATGCCGAAAAAGCAGATAGTTTGTTGTACAAGATCGGAAACAAAGATATTGTGAGAGTGATGGCGGAAAGTCAGGAACTGATCACGCTTTTAAATAAAAAAGATTCTTACAGCGGGCTGTATAATGATATTGTAAAACTTTCAACATTCATTCTGGATACCTATTATTTTTTGGGTGAAGAGGAGGTGCAAAAGCTGGATAAACCATTGAAGGAGATCAGAGCCATTGCCCATTCTGCAATCAATGAGTATGAAAAGGTTGTTGAACAGAGAAAAAGTACAGAAGAAGCATTAGAAAAAATAAAGCAGTCTTGTGACAAGATTCTTGAGGACACCAAAAGGCTCCACTATTCTCAGCTTACAGAATATATTGATGCGCTTTCCCAGATAAGAGCGTTAAGAGGCGAAGTAACGGGAGCCAGAGAGCTTAAATACGCTGATGAATCGTTGCTCAATTCTCTTGAAAAATTGCTGGCAGACCGATATACGGAGCTTTCCAATGCATGTGTTGATTTTCTGCTGCAGGATGGGGCATTAATACCCTACGAAGAAAAGGCACAAAAAATTTCGGAAGAAATTATCGGATTGCAAAAAGCAATTGATGCAAAAAGCATAGATGAAAATATCAGTACATTATCAGGGCAGCTTGAATTATTGGTAGATATTGTCAACAACCTGAAAATAGAAGATACCTCCCAGTCTACGCAGATTATTGAAAATATTTCATTAATCTTTGCCCGCCTGAATCAGGAACGCCTGGAGCTCAGCAAGAGGAAAAGAGAAATTTCAGGAAAAGAACTTGCCTCGGATTTTCAGGCACAGATTACCTTGTTTGATCAGTCGGTGATTAATTTCCTTGAACTTTCCCAGACACCGGAAAAATGTGATGAATATTTGACAAAACTTTCCATTCAGCTGGAAGAAATGGAAACCAAATTTATCGACTTCGAAGAATTTATTCAGAAAATAGGAAGTAAGAGAGAGGAGGTGTACGGGCATTTTCAGAATAAGAGAGTACAGCTTACCGAATCGAGAAATAAAAGAACCCAAAGTCTTTTTGATGCGGCACAAAGAATCCTAAAATCTATACAGACCAAAGGAGATTCTTTTGACTCTGAAAATGAGATTAATGGATATTTTGCCTCAGACTTAATGGTTGAAAAGGTAAGAGACTTTGCCCGGCAATTGGCTGAAATGGAAGATTCTGCAAAATCAGAGGAGATCCTGACTCTTTTAAAAACATCCCAGCAGGAGGCGATCAGGAAGCTGAAAGATAAAAAAGAAATCTATGCGGATGGGGAAAGTATTATTGCTTTAGGAGACTATAAATTTGCAGTTAATCAACAGAAACTTGACCTTACGCTGGTCTTGAGAAATGCTCAATATTATTACCACCTTACCGGAACAAGCTTTTATGAGCCTCTGAATTTTAACACGATAGATGAATTTAAAGAAGTGTGGAACCAGGAATTCATTTCAGAAAATAATAAGGTAAAAAGATTCGAATACCTTGCCTGGAATGTATTTTCAACTCATAAAGATATTGTAACGGAACAACAGAATGAGCAATCTGTGTTACAATTTGTAGCAGAACATTTCGGGGAAGGATTAGTTAAAGGAATTCATGACCATGACGCGAGAGTTATCGTTACTAAACTTCAGCAGATGCATAATGAACTGGGACTGATGAGGTTTACTGCTCAGGAAAGAAGCCTTGCTCAGCTTTTCTGGTTCTTTTTAGATGCCGGAAGAAAAGAATATTATACTAAACAGCTTGATGCTGCAGCTATTATTTCCCAATCATTTGTTACAAAACAGGGATTTGAATATTTAAGCAAAGAGCTTGCTACAGAAATGAAATCTTTTGCATCAGGTCACGGTATTTTTAAAGAGACAGATTGTATCAACGCTGCAACCTATTTGAAAGAGGAAGACAAAGAAAACTTTATTATTTCTGAAAAAGCTTTGGCTTTGTATGAATTATTCCTGAAAGAACTTAAAGAAAAAGGAAAGGATCTGGAATTTATAACACAGATCCAGGCCATGTATCAATATCCGTCGGCTTGCTATTATATTGCAGAAAGTGCCTTGCAGGCTTTTAATCCGGAGGCTGAAAAAAGTACCATAGAAGAGACCGTTGGGTTTGTCATCACTCAAAAGTTTGATCCGAAAAATATCAAACATATTTCTTACCATGAAGCGATCAGGAATCTGAAGTCCCTTGAAAAAGACACGGAATATGATCTTAATTATTTTGAATTCGTATCTCGGTTAAGACATTTTAATGATCATACTGTCCCGAAATACAGGCATCTTCAAGAGTTGAAGTATGGCTGGATCAACGAAAAGAAAAAAGCATTAAAACTGGATACCTTCCAACCGCAGGTGTTGAGCTCATTTGTAAGAAATAAACTGATCAATAATGTTTATTTTCCATTAATAGGAGCTAATCTTGCCAAGCAATTGGGAACAGCCGGTTCAGATAAGAGAACAGACCGAATGGGAATGCTGTTGTTGGTATCTCCTCCGGGATACGGAAAGACCACATTGATGGAATATATGGCAGAGCGTATGGGGCTGGTATTCATGAAAATCAACGGGCCGTCTTTAGGGTATGATATTGTATCAACAGATCCTGCGGAAGCTAAAAATGCAGGCGCAAGACAGGAACTTGAAAAATTGAATCTTGCCTTGGAAATGGGTGATAATGTGATGTTATATCTCGATGATATTCAGCATTGCAATCCTGAATTTTTGCAAAAATTCATTTCTTTGGCTGATGGACAGAGAAAAATAGAAGGAATCTACAATGGGGAAAGCAAAACATATGATCTTCGTTCTAAAAGATTTTGTCTGGTGATGGCCGGAAATCCTTACACGGAAAATGGAGAAAAGTTCAAAATTCCGGATATGCTGGCTAACCGTTCTGATACCTATAATTTAGGAGAAATATCAGGTTCAAAAACCGATCTTTTTGATCTCAGTCTTATTGAAAATGCTTTGATGTCTAACGAATATCTTACCAGACTGACACAGCCGGGAATGGAGAATTTATATGAACTGTATGACTGTGTATTGACAGATAATCCGGCAGACAATCTGAAAGGAAACTTTAGTTCAGGTGAAATATCGGATTTCAGAGCCGTGCTGAAAAATACCGTCAGAGTGAGAAATATAGTTCTGAAGGTAAATAAAGAATATATTGCATCTGCTGCAATGTCCGATGATTACAGAAATGAACCTCCATTTAAACTTCAGGGATCCTATCGTAATATGAATAAGCTGATTGCACAGATTCAGCCTATTTTAAAAACCGATGAGGTAACACAGATTGTTCTGAATCATTATCAGAATGAATCACAGACCTTAACAACAGGTGCAGAAGCCAATATGCTGAAACTGAAGGAGCTGATCAATACCATTTCAAAAGATGAAACAGAACGATGGAATGAAATCAAAAAGACCTATGTAAAAAATAAAACATTAAAAGGCTTAGGTGAAAACGATAGAATGGCTCAGATTGTAGCCCTCCTTGCTCAGTTTGGCGAAGGTCTTGACGGAATAAAAGAAGTTTTAAAAAGAGAATCTTAA
- a CDS encoding SPFH domain-containing protein, whose protein sequence is MNLPLIAGIIVAVVATVGLIFWILSMYKKTVQGIVILRTGYGGTKVFFNAGIVIPIIHRMESMDISVKKLEISREGRAGLICKDNMRADIQVAFFIRVNKSLDDIINVAQTIGCQRASDAQTLRELFEAKFSEALKTVGKKFDFTELYEARSEFRQEILDIIGTDLNGYVLDDCAIDYLEQTSIDKLDKDNILDSEGIKKITELTATQNIKANQVRRDEEKTITKQNVEAREAILELEKQLAEKQESQKREVANIKARENAEILKVEEEERLRYETVRIATEEKLQIAEENKLRQVVIAAKNKERADLVETERVLKDKALEATERERIVSLAQIEKEKAIELEKKSIQDAIRERLTMEKTVVEEQQGIKDLEAFKTAERNKQVEITVATQEAEKKLIEETRAAESRRLSAEKDAQKYVIEAQAKRDAAEKEAEARKIIADAKAKEEATVGLSEAQVMHAKADAAERQGIAEAVVIEKKADAIKKEGIAQAEVIKEKALAEAAGITEKAEAMKKLNEAGKDHEEFRLKLNKEKEVELAEIAIQRDIADAQSLVLAEAFKSAKIDIVGGDNTFFDNVIRQVSAGKGLDKFINHSENAQLIKENLLGDGENIIGRVMGMVDKYKISSEDIKNMSIASLIFKLKGVANQQENGILERALDMAKHLGVDHKPVNNNHI, encoded by the coding sequence ATGAATTTACCTTTAATTGCTGGAATTATTGTTGCTGTAGTAGCAACAGTAGGGTTGATTTTCTGGATTCTATCCATGTATAAAAAGACCGTTCAGGGAATCGTTATTTTGAGAACAGGCTACGGAGGAACAAAAGTTTTCTTTAATGCCGGAATTGTTATCCCTATTATTCACCGTATGGAATCTATGGATATTTCCGTGAAAAAGCTGGAAATATCTCGTGAAGGAAGAGCAGGATTGATCTGTAAAGATAATATGAGAGCAGATATCCAGGTAGCCTTCTTTATCAGGGTTAATAAATCGTTGGATGATATCATTAATGTTGCTCAAACAATCGGATGTCAGAGAGCTTCTGATGCACAAACATTAAGAGAACTATTTGAAGCCAAATTCTCGGAAGCCCTTAAAACCGTTGGGAAAAAATTTGATTTTACAGAATTATACGAAGCCAGAAGTGAATTCCGTCAGGAAATCCTTGATATCATCGGAACAGATCTGAACGGATATGTGTTGGATGACTGTGCAATCGATTATCTGGAACAGACTTCCATCGACAAATTAGATAAGGACAACATCCTTGATTCTGAAGGGATTAAGAAGATTACGGAACTTACAGCTACACAGAATATTAAAGCCAATCAGGTTCGAAGAGACGAAGAAAAAACAATTACGAAGCAAAACGTAGAAGCCCGCGAAGCTATACTTGAGCTGGAAAAACAATTGGCAGAGAAACAGGAGTCTCAAAAAAGAGAAGTCGCCAATATCAAAGCCCGTGAAAATGCTGAGATTTTAAAAGTAGAAGAGGAAGAGCGCCTGAGATATGAAACTGTACGTATTGCTACTGAAGAAAAGCTGCAGATTGCGGAAGAAAATAAACTTCGTCAGGTAGTAATTGCCGCTAAAAATAAGGAAAGAGCAGATCTGGTAGAAACGGAAAGAGTATTGAAAGACAAAGCGCTGGAAGCTACAGAAAGAGAAAGAATTGTTTCTCTTGCTCAGATTGAAAAAGAAAAGGCGATAGAACTTGAGAAGAAAAGTATTCAGGATGCAATCCGTGAGCGTTTAACAATGGAAAAAACGGTGGTGGAAGAGCAGCAGGGAATCAAAGATCTTGAAGCATTCAAAACGGCAGAGAGAAACAAGCAGGTTGAAATCACGGTGGCCACTCAGGAAGCCGAGAAAAAACTGATCGAAGAAACAAGAGCTGCAGAGTCAAGAAGATTATCCGCAGAAAAAGATGCACAGAAATATGTAATCGAAGCACAGGCGAAAAGAGATGCGGCAGAAAAAGAAGCGGAAGCAAGAAAAATTATTGCTGATGCAAAAGCAAAAGAAGAAGCAACAGTGGGGCTGTCTGAAGCTCAGGTAATGCATGCCAAAGCAGATGCTGCCGAAAGACAGGGAATTGCTGAAGCAGTAGTGATTGAGAAGAAAGCGGATGCCATTAAAAAAGAAGGTATTGCGCAGGCAGAAGTGATCAAAGAAAAAGCATTGGCAGAGGCTGCAGGAATTACGGAGAAAGCAGAAGCAATGAAAAAACTGAATGAAGCAGGAAAAGATCACGAAGAATTCCGTCTGAAACTGAATAAAGAAAAAGAAGTGGAATTGGCTGAAATCGCTATCCAGAGGGATATTGCAGATGCACAGTCATTAGTATTGGCGGAAGCCTTCAAATCAGCAAAAATTGATATTGTAGGCGGAGATAACACCTTCTTTGACAATGTGATCCGCCAGGTTTCGGCAGGAAAAGGATTGGATAAATTCATCAACCATAGCGAAAATGCACAGCTTATAAAAGAAAACCTTCTGGGAGACGGTGAAAATATCATCGGAAGAGTGATGGGAATGGTGGATAAATACAAAATTTCATCTGAAGATATTAAGAATATGAGCATTGCCTCTCTGATTTTTAAACTGAAAGGAGTGGCTAATCAACAGGAAAACGGAATCCTGGAAAGAGCTCTTGACATGGCAAAACATTTAGGTGTAGATCATAAACCGGTAAATAATAACCACATTTAA
- a CDS encoding PspA/IM30 family protein, translated as MNIFKRLLTIGKAEIHSVIDSFEDPINLTEQGIREMKEELGKSVEALAQLKALDIRKKNEAEAEEQTATDYYNKAIVIIQKAEKGDVVASEADRLAKEALKKQASAHEKAQLLLKEHEKLHVECEKMQGNIAHLKSSIAKWENELKTLKARVQVSEATKDINRKMTQMDTGSTVSMLEKLKDRVVQQEALAEAYSDLSKSGKTIDEEIDALVSNNDTEAEEALNRLKETLKKG; from the coding sequence ATGAACATTTTCAAAAGATTATTAACAATAGGAAAAGCAGAGATCCATTCTGTGATCGACAGCTTTGAGGATCCCATCAATTTAACGGAACAGGGAATCCGTGAAATGAAAGAAGAACTGGGGAAAAGTGTTGAGGCACTGGCACAGCTTAAAGCACTGGATATCCGGAAAAAGAACGAAGCGGAAGCCGAGGAACAAACAGCTACAGATTATTATAACAAAGCGATCGTGATTATTCAGAAAGCCGAAAAAGGAGATGTTGTGGCTTCAGAAGCTGATCGTCTCGCTAAAGAAGCGTTAAAAAAACAAGCTTCTGCTCATGAAAAAGCACAACTTCTGCTTAAGGAACATGAAAAACTTCATGTCGAATGCGAGAAAATGCAGGGTAATATTGCTCACCTGAAATCGAGTATTGCCAAATGGGAAAATGAATTGAAAACTCTTAAAGCAAGAGTTCAGGTAAGTGAAGCTACAAAGGATATTAACCGTAAAATGACACAGATGGATACGGGAAGTACGGTAAGCATGCTGGAAAAATTAAAAGATAGAGTAGTGCAACAGGAGGCATTGGCTGAGGCTTATTCAGATCTTTCGAAATCAGGGAAAACTATTGATGAAGAGATTGATGCCCTGGTCAGCAACAATGACACAGAAGCTGAAGAAGCTTTAAACAGATTAAAAGAAACCCTTAAAAAAGGCTAG
- a CDS encoding type III secretion system chaperone family protein: MKNQIFRTVKEWLLDYEFNITLEDEAQRILIIEKESNGIKNMILIISDSILIMEQFLFEIKNPSEKTFLRLLQKNRDIVHGAFVLDSTGRRVIFRDTLPTDNMAQNEVMASINSLGILVGEFTNEMLEMSK, translated from the coding sequence ATGAAAAATCAAATATTTAGAACGGTCAAAGAGTGGTTGTTAGATTATGAGTTTAACATCACGTTGGAAGATGAGGCTCAGAGAATACTGATCATCGAAAAAGAATCCAACGGGATAAAAAATATGATCCTTATTATATCAGATTCTATTCTGATCATGGAACAGTTTCTTTTTGAAATCAAAAATCCATCCGAAAAAACATTCCTGAGGTTGCTTCAGAAAAACAGAGATATTGTACACGGAGCCTTCGTTTTGGACAGTACAGGAAGAAGGGTAATTTTCAGAGATACGCTTCCCACAGATAATATGGCACAAAATGAAGTGATGGCTTCTATCAATTCACTAGGAATTCTTGTAGGAGAATTTACCAACGAAATGCTTGAAATGAGTAAGTAA
- a CDS encoding helix-turn-helix domain-containing protein, with translation MQKRLDKMSFFGTNIKKIRQVKGLSQKAFADLFDLNRGVISSYEEGRAEPKIDTILKVANHFNLNLDKLLTEILQVNQLVSVSDIDQLMLFPELAIQNSQEANTIIKDNSPNALIMQKILASVDLVYEFTTETPLLPQYQYGDILFLNKVDAKKELSQTLFVHTDGKLTYLSDNEQINFKSTEVFKMVGYISTAEKNIFTSIFERLENLERKNR, from the coding sequence TTGCAAAAAAGATTAGACAAAATGAGCTTCTTTGGGACTAATATTAAAAAAATAAGACAGGTTAAAGGACTGAGTCAGAAAGCTTTTGCTGATTTATTTGATTTAAACAGAGGAGTAATCAGTTCCTATGAGGAAGGTCGTGCCGAGCCAAAAATTGACACAATACTAAAAGTGGCCAATCATTTTAATCTTAATCTTGATAAATTATTAACAGAAATCCTGCAGGTAAACCAGTTAGTAAGCGTTTCAGACATTGATCAGCTGATGCTTTTTCCTGAGCTTGCCATACAAAACAGCCAGGAAGCCAACACTATAATTAAGGATAATTCGCCGAACGCCTTAATTATGCAAAAAATATTAGCATCCGTAGATCTGGTGTATGAATTTACCACAGAAACACCATTGCTGCCCCAATATCAGTATGGAGACATTTTGTTTTTGAATAAGGTTGATGCTAAAAAAGAGCTATCTCAGACCTTATTCGTACATACAGATGGAAAACTTACATATCTTTCTGACAATGAACAAATTAACTTTAAATCCACCGAGGTATTTAAAATGGTAGGCTATATTTCTACTGCTGAAAAAAACATTTTCACCAGCATCTTTGAAAGATTGGAAAATCTGGAAAGAAAGAACAGATAG